The bacterium genome has a window encoding:
- a CDS encoding response regulator, translated as MTTAGKAKIALLNCQKEDANFLFSALFDSGYSVVISGKGSSGLDIITREKPDLIILDILANNMSGLALLDILQARSTNIPILVITVPEMVSDNLAQRGIAGLLIKPIDKERMLTHVEATLDLQEISRVYSERESEPKRPPPPLPTKETAVEPKAEPEVAIPQQEPARPTLAPAPETPRPIRPGMKPLDKGPPSKPMVLVVDDEPDMRSLLSDLLSFSGFEVATADDGVQGLKMAQQLMPQCILLDIMLPKLDGFQVCRLLKFNEKFAEIPIIMLTARNHPKDRELAENSGANGYIVKPFETKNLIEEIKKAIGAAAKLEVM; from the coding sequence ATGACGACTGCGGGCAAGGCAAAGATAGCACTGCTCAACTGCCAGAAGGAGGACGCCAACTTCCTCTTCTCCGCGCTCTTCGATTCGGGCTATTCCGTAGTGATCTCCGGCAAAGGATCTTCAGGCCTGGACATCATCACCCGTGAGAAGCCGGACCTCATCATCCTGGACATACTGGCCAACAACATGTCGGGGCTGGCGCTGCTCGATATACTGCAGGCCAGGAGCACAAACATACCGATACTCGTGATCACGGTGCCGGAGATGGTCTCGGACAACCTCGCCCAGCGCGGCATAGCCGGTCTCCTGATCAAGCCCATCGACAAGGAGCGAATGCTCACGCACGTCGAGGCGACGCTGGACCTGCAGGAGATCTCCAGGGTCTACTCCGAGAGAGAGAGCGAACCGAAACGCCCGCCTCCTCCGCTTCCAACGAAAGAGACGGCCGTCGAGCCGAAGGCCGAGCCCGAAGTCGCGATCCCACAGCAGGAGCCCGCGCGGCCCACGCTCGCCCCCGCGCCGGAGACACCTCGGCCCATCAGGCCCGGCATGAAACCCTTGGATAAGGGTCCGCCCTCCAAGCCCATGGTCCTCGTGGTGGACGATGAGCCCGACATGCGAAGTCTGCTCTCCGACCTGCTCTCCTTCAGCGGATTCGAGGTGGCGACCGCGGACGACGGAGTGCAGGGGCTGAAGATGGCGCAGCAGCTCATGCCCCAGTGCATACTCCTGGACATCATGCTGCCCAAGCTCGACGGCTTCCAGGTATGCAGGCTCCTCAAGTTCAACGAGAAATTTGCGGAGATACCGATCATAATGCTGACCGCGCGCAACCACCCGAAGGATCGCGAGCTTGCAGAGAACTCCGGCGCGAACGGCTACATAGTCAAGCCGTTCGAGACCAAGAACCTGATCGAGGAGATAAAGAAGGCCATCGGCGCTGCGGCCAAACTTGAAGTGATGTGA
- a CDS encoding HipA domain-containing protein, translating to VPVHGLLYSSDESFTYFIRRFDRTGRGKKAHTEDFAQLSGESRETKYRSSMERVAQVIREFCTFPMVEYVKLFRLTVFAFLIGNEDMHLKNFSIIAREGKVELSPAYDFVNSTIALPNAKEELALPLKGKKSNLGRADLVDYFAEERLGLNEFAVENVLTPIREALPGWEDLIGASFLSDGMKESYRELLNKRRVILGI from the coding sequence GGTGCCGGTGCACGGCCTGCTCTATTCGAGCGACGAAAGCTTCACCTATTTCATAAGGAGATTCGATCGCACGGGCAGGGGGAAAAAGGCGCATACAGAAGATTTCGCACAGCTCTCCGGTGAGTCGCGCGAGACCAAGTACCGAAGTTCGATGGAGCGCGTTGCGCAGGTGATCCGCGAATTTTGCACCTTTCCGATGGTGGAGTACGTAAAACTGTTTCGATTGACGGTGTTCGCCTTTCTCATCGGAAACGAAGACATGCATCTCAAGAATTTTTCGATCATTGCGAGAGAGGGCAAGGTCGAGCTCTCCCCGGCGTATGACTTCGTCAACTCAACAATCGCCCTGCCGAACGCAAAGGAGGAGCTGGCCCTGCCCCTCAAGGGCAAGAAGTCAAACTTGGGCCGCGCCGATCTAGTGGATTATTTTGCTGAGGAAAGGCTGGGCCTGAACGAATTCGCTGTGGAAAACGTGCTCACGCCGATCAGGGAGGCGCTGCCGGGCTGGGAGGACCTCATAGGGGCGAGCTTCCTCTCGGATGGGATGAAAGAGTCCTACCGTGAGCTGCTCAATAAGAGAAGAGTGATACTAGGTATCTAA
- a CDS encoding PilZ domain-containing protein, translating into MATGAERRKFARLDLALTVSYRVIGAVGGHPADPREAVSSDISLGGIRLMTPGPLENGTMLALEILLGEDEGNPIKAEGEVMWQNKISATSYETGVMIRNMPNDDKSRFMQFVFDQMSKVVTG; encoded by the coding sequence ATGGCAACAGGAGCGGAACGCAGGAAATTCGCGAGGCTCGATCTCGCGCTTACGGTGAGCTACCGTGTCATAGGCGCAGTCGGCGGCCATCCGGCTGACCCGCGCGAGGCGGTATCCAGCGACATAAGCTTAGGCGGCATCCGGCTCATGACGCCCGGGCCCCTGGAGAACGGAACAATGCTCGCGCTGGAGATCCTGCTCGGCGAGGATGAGGGAAACCCCATCAAGGCTGAGGGCGAGGTGATGTGGCAGAACAAGATATCCGCCACGAGCTACGAGACCGGCGTGATGATCAGGAACATGCCCAACGACGACAAGAGCCGCTTCATGCAGTTCGTATTCGATCAGATGTCCAAGGTGGTGACAGGCTGA
- a CDS encoding DnaJ domain-containing protein — MGRTYYEIIQVSPDASPEVVAAAYKARMKKNHPDVGGDPEEATRLNEAYEVISDPARRAQYDSSLTRPRAEGPDADTEGQERRRVKRHEIDAAISYCVDHDSNWHPARVIDFSILGLRIRSHDQLAIGQNVVIVPPNLASLAMHGTVRWVRVFHPTIFERVYEAGIEFPDQITNIRQRLST, encoded by the coding sequence ATGGGACGCACATACTACGAGATAATTCAGGTATCGCCGGACGCCTCGCCCGAGGTCGTCGCGGCCGCCTACAAGGCGCGGATGAAGAAGAATCATCCCGACGTGGGAGGCGACCCCGAGGAGGCCACGAGGCTCAATGAGGCCTATGAGGTCATCTCGGATCCTGCCAGGCGTGCGCAGTACGACTCGTCCCTGACCAGGCCCAGGGCAGAGGGACCCGATGCGGACACGGAAGGGCAGGAGCGCCGTCGCGTCAAGCGCCACGAGATCGACGCAGCGATCTCTTACTGCGTGGACCACGACAGCAACTGGCACCCCGCCAGGGTGATCGACTTTTCGATCCTGGGCCTTCGGATCCGCTCGCACGATCAGCTCGCGATCGGCCAGAACGTCGTCATAGTGCCGCCCAACCTCGCTTCCCTGGCGATGCACGGAACCGTGCGCTGGGTCCGCGTATTTCATCCCACGATATTCGAGAGGGTCTACGAGGCAGGCATCGAGTTCCCGGACCAGATCACCAACATCCGCCAGAGACTATCGACGTAA